The proteins below are encoded in one region of Microvirga ossetica:
- a CDS encoding IS701 family transposase, whose amino-acid sequence MSGVAIEQMLELWCVELRQVKADLKLQFAHPSVAASAAAFLDGLLGPERRKTGWMRAEAAGDPGPWRQQAVLGRSHWDADALRDMVRDYALETLASPGAVLVIDETGFLKQGQNSCGVGRQYTGSAGKIASCQIGVFAAYASDKGCALIDRQLYLPKDWTTKPERLATAHVPDAIRFVTKPQIAAAMIERALAAGVPFEWVATDTIYGALAMQLRRAGKGYVLGVQATDRFNSWDKSPPVAGTAATIAQGLAPKTWQRLSAGIGTKGPRLYDWAYVALADLEAEEFNEALTGLWTRGLLIRRSISDQDLAFFSTWCPAGTPMETLVRVEGQRWAIEDAFETAKTELGLTHNETRSWHGWHRHVSLVMLAFAMMTVVREHANRLTSPQKRNDEARLQRWYAGLSRKSAGSPHVSSSAGSSRPS is encoded by the coding sequence ATGTCAGGCGTGGCCATCGAGCAGATGCTCGAACTCTGGTGTGTGGAGTTGCGTCAGGTCAAAGCTGATCTCAAACTCCAGTTTGCTCATCCCAGTGTCGCGGCCTCTGCGGCCGCCTTCCTCGACGGTCTGCTCGGGCCGGAGCGGCGCAAGACCGGCTGGATGCGGGCGGAAGCCGCCGGTGATCCGGGACCATGGCGCCAGCAGGCGGTGCTCGGGCGCAGCCACTGGGACGCGGATGCTTTGCGGGACATGGTGCGCGACTATGCGCTCGAGACGCTCGCCTCTCCCGGAGCGGTACTGGTGATCGATGAGACCGGCTTTCTCAAGCAGGGGCAGAACTCGTGCGGGGTGGGACGCCAGTACACTGGGTCAGCCGGCAAGATTGCCAGCTGCCAGATCGGCGTGTTTGCCGCTTACGCGTCGGACAAGGGCTGCGCCTTGATCGACCGCCAGCTCTATCTGCCCAAGGACTGGACGACGAAGCCCGAGCGCCTGGCCACGGCTCACGTGCCCGATGCGATCCGCTTCGTCACCAAGCCGCAGATCGCCGCCGCGATGATCGAGCGGGCCCTGGCGGCCGGCGTACCGTTTGAGTGGGTGGCCACCGACACCATCTATGGGGCCCTGGCCATGCAGCTGCGCCGAGCTGGCAAGGGTTACGTGCTGGGCGTTCAAGCCACAGACCGCTTCAATTCCTGGGACAAGAGCCCGCCGGTGGCCGGCACGGCCGCGACGATTGCACAGGGGCTTGCTCCCAAGACCTGGCAGCGTCTGTCGGCCGGGATCGGCACCAAGGGGCCGCGCCTGTATGATTGGGCCTATGTCGCGTTGGCCGATCTCGAGGCCGAGGAATTCAACGAGGCGCTGACCGGCCTGTGGACGCGCGGCCTGCTGATCCGGCGCAGCATCAGCGATCAGGATCTGGCGTTCTTCTCGACCTGGTGCCCGGCCGGCACACCGATGGAGACCCTGGTGCGGGTGGAGGGCCAGCGCTGGGCGATTGAGGATGCGTTCGAGACCGCGAAGACGGAGTTGGGGCTGACGCACAATGAGACGCGTTCGTGGCACGGTTGGCATCGGCATGTGTCGCTGGTGATGCTGGCGTTTGCCATGATGACGGTGGTGCGTGAGCACGCCAACCGCCTTACCTCACCCCAAAAACGAAACGACGAAGCCCGACTGCAGCGCTGGTATGCTGGTCTGTCCAGGAAATCCGCCGGGTCGCCACACGTCTCCAGCAGCGCCGGATCGAGCCGGCCTTCGTGA
- the hfq gene encoding RNA chaperone Hfq: MPTQNALSLQDTFLKYLRDKRSEVTIFLANGIRLQGQIRSFDNFTIQLVRGNGTQIVYKHAISTILPAEPVQLVDSASFE, from the coding sequence ATGCCAACACAGAACGCCTTAAGCCTTCAAGACACGTTCCTGAAGTATCTCCGCGACAAGAGGAGTGAGGTAACCATCTTTCTGGCGAACGGGATTCGGCTACAGGGTCAGATCAGATCGTTTGACAACTTCACAATCCAGCTTGTTCGGGGCAACGGTACGCAAATTGTCTACAAGCATGCTATCTCGACAATCCTCCCAGCAGAACCCGTCCAACTGGTAGACTCAGCTTCATTCGAGTGA
- a CDS encoding S24 family peptidase translates to MLSHERVWASIDSLASRHGLSASGLARRSGLDATSFNKSKRLSPEGRQRWPSTESISKVLKATGSTLEDFLRLIEPSGSLRRSVIPMIGLEEAKSAEAFTDEGLPNKGPGWDEIEFPGFGQESVFALEITGDGLRPLYRDGDILIVSPTASTRRGDRIVVCTRGGQIFAHELRRRSATTLEMTSLTKSQEDVVIPAEEISWSARIMWARQ, encoded by the coding sequence ATGTTATCTCACGAGCGTGTTTGGGCTTCAATTGACTCTCTGGCATCGCGCCACGGGTTGAGCGCATCCGGCTTGGCACGCAGGTCCGGTCTCGATGCAACAAGCTTCAACAAGTCGAAGCGGTTGAGCCCGGAAGGGCGGCAGCGATGGCCTTCCACGGAGTCCATTTCCAAGGTCCTCAAAGCCACCGGGTCGACCTTGGAAGATTTTCTTCGGCTCATCGAACCATCCGGTTCCCTCCGACGCTCAGTGATCCCGATGATTGGCCTCGAAGAGGCAAAGTCGGCAGAGGCGTTCACAGATGAAGGCCTGCCAAACAAGGGACCAGGTTGGGACGAGATTGAATTTCCTGGTTTCGGACAAGAGAGTGTCTTTGCTCTCGAGATCACGGGCGACGGTCTTAGGCCGCTCTACCGTGACGGTGACATTCTCATCGTCTCGCCGACCGCCAGCACCAGGAGGGGCGACCGTATTGTCGTGTGCACCAGAGGCGGACAGATCTTCGCTCACGAACTCAGGCGACGTTCGGCCACGACTCTGGAAATGACGTCACTGACCAAAAGCCAAGAGGACGTGGTAATCCCAGCAGAGGAAATTTCCTGGTCCGCCCGTATCATGTGGGCGCGCCAGTAA
- a CDS encoding DUF6894 family protein: protein MARYFFDVQNGKPLLHDDEGAEFDSLDAAVQVAARSAAEIGTSRLARGDVSDVIIAVRDEQNQRVATVTASMRIERHDSPHQRPHAWSASVPSG from the coding sequence GTGGCCCGTTACTTTTTCGATGTCCAGAATGGGAAGCCGCTCCTGCACGATGACGAGGGCGCCGAGTTCGACAGCCTCGACGCGGCCGTACAGGTGGCCGCCCGCTCGGCGGCTGAGATCGGCACAAGCCGGCTGGCAAGAGGCGATGTCAGCGATGTTATCATCGCGGTGCGGGACGAGCAGAACCAGCGGGTCGCCACGGTGACGGCGTCGATGCGGATCGAGCGACATGACTCGCCGCATCAGAGACCGCATGCCTGGAGCGCGTCAGTCCCAAGTGGCTGA
- a CDS encoding outer membrane protein has translation MRTRLFGLLAATAITTAGITAASAADLPAPPPTPYIAPVPIFTWTGFYAGVNAGWGWRDSDRQTVVLGGAVPGTLFFPDNGDGGFTGGGQIGYNYQIGSFVIGLETDIQWADTDQDETVAFLPAGVPGTFVPGEFRSNLSDWFGTVRARAGVAFDRVLIYATGGLAYTDDTTGWVVGGGVEWALPVNWFGSSAVTFGLEGLWLSFDEDDDDFGNGFVGTFTPTGGVPVDIFAPAVGSDDNEFFVARAKLNFKFGTY, from the coding sequence ATGAGAACACGACTTTTTGGCCTCTTGGCCGCAACGGCCATCACCACGGCCGGCATTACGGCCGCATCGGCGGCCGACCTTCCAGCACCGCCACCGACACCCTACATCGCGCCCGTTCCCATCTTCACCTGGACCGGCTTCTATGCCGGCGTTAATGCCGGCTGGGGTTGGCGTGACAGTGATCGTCAGACCGTCGTTCTCGGCGGTGCGGTTCCGGGCACTCTGTTCTTCCCGGACAATGGTGACGGCGGCTTCACCGGCGGCGGTCAGATCGGCTACAACTACCAGATCGGCTCCTTCGTGATCGGCCTCGAGACCGACATCCAATGGGCCGACACTGACCAGGATGAAACTGTTGCGTTCCTCCCGGCTGGCGTGCCCGGCACCTTCGTGCCCGGCGAGTTCCGCAGCAACCTGTCGGATTGGTTCGGAACGGTTCGGGCCCGCGCCGGTGTCGCGTTCGACCGCGTGTTGATCTACGCCACAGGCGGTCTCGCTTACACGGATGACACCACCGGCTGGGTGGTCGGTGGCGGTGTCGAATGGGCTTTGCCGGTGAACTGGTTCGGCTCCTCGGCGGTGACCTTCGGCCTCGAAGGCCTGTGGCTCAGCTTCGATGAGGACGACGACGACTTCGGCAACGGCTTCGTCGGCACCTTCACCCCGACAGGCGGAGTGCCGGTCGATATCTTCGCTCCCGCGGTTGGCAGCGACGACAACGAGTTCTTCGTCGCGCGCGCAAAGCTGAACTTCAAGTTCGGCACCTACTAA
- a CDS encoding DNA translocase FtsK — MRSTRRPPFAPPPLPGEEDTREIANVVRLRQARRSAESDPAQDSDEPPWRQAFVLAEGVKATRTPDRVIRARNGHPEPLTTGPEDSAPVVDAAGGKPAHSVIGEEAIEAPEPTIRSQIAELRSALAAEDSVSERLTLLADKEAALADGGGEAAGAERRLIETATRLPFTLQAPAPDGLRHQEQSPEIQLQPTAMSFSLVSAALSFSWQGISYGLAGIRPMETSDALPASLSDGLAFPDSGVASDAAYGGESDPSEVIEPENATTVEASRPSEGIPESITTTDIAAITVEAAPHAATETSVSGSTEEVDLNYLSLFDDLMPTTVKKPPMGEVALQLWTEPLADPEPDEATVPVQERGEQVPDSAACQDLAAAPRTEPLQEAGPIFDLPKVAPSTWGHPISHPAAVENWSYQKPDIGFLAEPPEREGPELTEDILEATAGRLEKVIRDFGVKGEVIHVHPGPVVTLYEFEPAPGIKSSRVIALSEDIARSMSAVSARVAVIPGRNVIGIELPNETRETVYLRELLGSEDFEVSKHKLPLCLGKTIGGKAVIADLARMPHLLVAGTTGSGKSVAINTMILSLLYRFTPEECRLIMVDPKMLELSVYDGIPHLLTPVVTDPKKAIIALRWAVREMEDRYKKMAKLGVRNIDGFNARVSEAKAKGEVITRSIQTGFDKATGELTYAEEVMDLTSLPYIVVIVDEMADLMMVAGKEIEGAIQRLAQMARAAGIHVILATQRPSVDVITGTIKANFPTRMSFQVTSKIDSRTILGEMGAEQLLGQGDMLHMQGGGRIARVHGPFVSDMEVERVVAHLKRQAKPVYLEAVTAEDDEEQEPEDMPVFDESETGLGSGELFDQAVSIVLRHKKASTSYIQRRLQIGYNRAASLMERMEKEGIVGPANHAGKREILIGTGGADED; from the coding sequence ATGCGTTCGACCCGTAGACCGCCCTTCGCCCCGCCGCCTCTCCCCGGAGAAGAAGATACCCGTGAGATCGCCAACGTCGTGAGGCTGCGGCAGGCTCGAAGGAGCGCAGAAAGCGATCCCGCCCAGGACAGCGACGAGCCACCGTGGCGCCAGGCCTTCGTTCTTGCCGAGGGAGTGAAAGCCACGCGCACGCCCGATCGCGTCATTCGGGCCCGCAACGGCCATCCAGAGCCCCTGACGACCGGACCTGAGGATTCCGCTCCAGTAGTCGACGCGGCTGGCGGCAAACCCGCTCACTCCGTCATCGGCGAGGAGGCCATTGAGGCTCCTGAGCCGACAATCCGAAGCCAGATCGCCGAATTGCGGTCGGCCTTGGCGGCCGAGGATTCGGTCTCGGAACGGCTGACCCTCCTTGCCGACAAGGAAGCTGCCCTCGCTGACGGCGGCGGAGAGGCAGCCGGCGCGGAGCGCCGGCTGATCGAGACGGCAACACGCTTGCCATTTACACTACAAGCTCCAGCCCCGGATGGATTGCGCCACCAGGAGCAAAGCCCAGAGATCCAGTTACAGCCGACGGCCATGTCCTTCAGCTTGGTGTCTGCAGCCCTGTCCTTCTCGTGGCAGGGCATCTCCTACGGATTGGCTGGTATCCGCCCGATGGAGACTTCGGACGCTCTGCCGGCCAGCCTTTCTGATGGGCTGGCATTTCCTGACAGCGGTGTGGCGAGCGATGCAGCATATGGCGGTGAGAGCGATCCAAGTGAGGTGATCGAGCCGGAGAATGCCACTACTGTCGAAGCCTCACGGCCATCGGAGGGGATTCCGGAGAGCATCACCACGACTGACATCGCCGCGATCACCGTGGAGGCAGCGCCTCATGCCGCGACAGAGACCTCCGTGTCGGGGTCTACCGAGGAGGTGGATCTCAACTACCTCTCTTTGTTCGATGACTTGATGCCTACCACCGTTAAGAAGCCGCCGATGGGGGAGGTGGCACTGCAGCTCTGGACTGAACCGTTGGCTGATCCTGAACCTGATGAGGCAACTGTGCCAGTTCAGGAGCGAGGTGAGCAGGTGCCCGATAGCGCAGCCTGCCAGGATCTTGCAGCAGCTCCTCGCACCGAACCGCTTCAGGAGGCGGGCCCGATCTTCGATCTGCCCAAAGTTGCTCCATCGACCTGGGGGCATCCGATCTCGCACCCGGCAGCCGTCGAGAACTGGTCCTACCAGAAGCCGGATATCGGGTTCTTGGCCGAGCCCCCCGAGCGCGAGGGACCAGAGCTGACAGAGGACATTCTGGAGGCAACGGCAGGCCGGCTTGAGAAAGTCATTCGCGACTTCGGCGTGAAAGGTGAAGTGATCCACGTCCATCCGGGCCCGGTAGTCACTCTGTACGAATTCGAGCCCGCTCCTGGCATCAAGTCATCTCGCGTGATCGCGTTGTCTGAGGACATCGCGCGCTCGATGAGCGCGGTCTCGGCCCGCGTCGCCGTGATCCCTGGCCGCAATGTGATCGGCATTGAGCTGCCGAACGAGACCCGCGAGACCGTGTACCTACGCGAGCTCCTAGGCTCGGAGGATTTTGAAGTTTCGAAGCACAAGCTGCCTCTCTGCTTGGGCAAGACGATCGGCGGCAAGGCGGTGATTGCCGACCTCGCCCGCATGCCGCACCTTCTCGTCGCCGGCACCACGGGCTCGGGCAAGTCGGTGGCGATCAACACCATGATCCTGTCCTTGCTGTATCGGTTCACGCCGGAAGAATGCCGTCTCATCATGGTCGACCCGAAGATGCTGGAACTGTCCGTCTATGACGGAATCCCGCACTTGCTTACCCCCGTCGTCACCGACCCGAAGAAGGCGATCATTGCTCTGAGGTGGGCGGTGCGCGAGATGGAAGATCGCTATAAAAAGATGGCGAAGCTCGGTGTGCGCAACATAGACGGCTTCAACGCCCGTGTGAGCGAGGCCAAGGCCAAGGGGGAAGTCATCACCCGATCCATCCAGACGGGCTTTGACAAGGCCACGGGGGAGCTCACGTATGCGGAAGAGGTCATGGACCTCACGTCATTGCCCTACATCGTGGTGATCGTCGACGAGATGGCCGACCTGATGATGGTGGCCGGCAAGGAGATCGAGGGCGCGATCCAGCGCCTGGCCCAGATGGCCCGCGCCGCCGGCATCCATGTCATCCTGGCCACGCAGCGGCCTTCCGTGGACGTGATCACCGGCACGATCAAGGCGAACTTCCCGACAAGGATGTCGTTCCAGGTGACCTCGAAGATCGACAGCCGCACCATTCTCGGCGAGATGGGCGCCGAGCAGCTGCTCGGCCAGGGCGACATGCTCCATATGCAGGGAGGCGGCCGTATCGCTCGTGTACACGGCCCCTTTGTTTCGGATATGGAGGTCGAACGGGTCGTTGCTCACCTCAAGCGACAGGCCAAACCCGTCTACCTGGAGGCGGTCACAGCCGAGGACGATGAGGAGCAGGAGCCGGAGGACATGCCAGTCTTCGATGAGAGCGAGACGGGTCTGGGATCGGGCGAGCTGTTCGACCAGGCGGTCTCGATCGTGCTGCGGCACAAGAAGGCGTCGACCTCATACATCCAGCGGCGGCTGCAGATCGGCTACAACCGGGCTGCTTCGCTGATGGAGCGAATGGAGAAGGAGGGGATCGTCGGACCCGCCAACCATGCGGGCAAGCGCGAGATCCTCATCGGAACGGGTGGAGCAGACGAGGACTGA
- a CDS encoding lytic transglycosylase domain-containing protein: MFSGRLVACATMFLVLFPGSGSAEPDFNVFEIDVDWQLASLPLPPDLEPITTSAILDLASPSRALKNRSAHLPAIAEEAAASGVPPALVDAVVRIESRYDPTAVGSIGEIGLMQVRPKTAALLGFQGTSAELAEPRTNLRYGVGYLAKAWRLADGDLCRALMKYRAGHGSDKMSALSIEYCRRARQHLAAVGTEIGTSTGALEQPVIRTRGNIQRVRSAKRTFSASKASRPHVRERIRLSPLYEAARANRVWSKKHRVGELARQKTRLTRLVPRTSSRTIQWKLAMPKGRVASR, encoded by the coding sequence ATGTTCAGCGGACGTCTTGTTGCCTGCGCGACAATGTTCCTCGTGCTGTTTCCAGGTTCAGGATCAGCCGAGCCTGACTTCAATGTATTCGAAATCGATGTGGATTGGCAGCTTGCGTCGCTCCCCCTGCCGCCTGATCTTGAGCCGATCACAACATCCGCCATTCTGGACCTTGCTTCTCCTTCTCGTGCTCTGAAAAATCGCTCCGCGCATTTGCCTGCCATCGCTGAGGAGGCCGCAGCCAGCGGGGTGCCGCCGGCCCTTGTCGACGCGGTGGTGCGGATCGAAAGCCGGTACGATCCGACTGCCGTTGGCAGCATCGGCGAAATTGGTCTCATGCAGGTGCGACCCAAGACTGCCGCACTGTTGGGGTTCCAAGGAACCTCCGCCGAACTGGCCGAGCCGAGGACCAATCTTCGCTATGGCGTGGGGTATCTGGCCAAAGCCTGGCGGTTGGCCGACGGTGACCTGTGTCGTGCGCTGATGAAGTACCGTGCCGGACACGGCTCAGACAAGATGAGCGCCCTCAGCATCGAGTACTGTAGAAGGGCTCGCCAGCATCTTGCCGCTGTTGGAACAGAGATTGGAACTTCAACTGGGGCGCTTGAACAGCCGGTGATCCGCACGCGCGGCAACATTCAGCGCGTGCGCTCGGCAAAGCGTACGTTCAGCGCTTCCAAAGCTTCTCGTCCCCATGTGAGAGAGCGGATCCGCCTCAGTCCACTCTACGAGGCTGCAAGAGCCAACAGAGTATGGAGCAAAAAACATCGAGTTGGCGAACTGGCACGTCAGAAAACTCGCCTCACCCGGCTTGTGCCCCGGACGTCATCTCGAACGATCCAATGGAAACTGGCAATGCCGAAGGGTCGGGTTGCTTCGCGTTAG
- a CDS encoding site-2 protease family protein: MDFPGTIYSASTWIVPILLAITFHEAAHAYAAWKLGDDTAYRLGRVTFNPLKHVDLFGTILLPALLFLTKAPFLFGWAKPVPVAFGRLGHPRRDMAIVAMAGPLTNVLLAFASAGFLRIVWVLPEAIAPWVVQTLYQSILLNLILAIFNMFPLPPLDGGRVALSILPNALARPFAELERFGFLVLLGIIFLLPMLDRSLGTDLNIFRWFVAIPLAWLMPVFRAIAGAPQ; this comes from the coding sequence TTGGACTTTCCTGGCACCATCTATTCGGCCTCGACTTGGATCGTCCCAATCCTCCTCGCGATTACTTTCCATGAAGCGGCACACGCCTATGCCGCCTGGAAGCTTGGGGACGACACGGCCTATCGTCTGGGCCGCGTCACATTTAATCCGCTGAAGCATGTGGATCTTTTCGGAACAATCCTGCTTCCGGCGCTGCTCTTCCTGACCAAGGCTCCTTTCCTGTTTGGATGGGCGAAGCCTGTTCCCGTGGCGTTCGGGCGTCTGGGCCATCCACGCCGCGACATGGCGATTGTCGCCATGGCCGGGCCGCTGACGAATGTGTTGCTGGCCTTTGCCTCGGCGGGTTTCCTTCGGATCGTCTGGGTGCTGCCGGAGGCGATTGCACCCTGGGTGGTTCAGACACTCTATCAGTCGATCCTGCTGAACCTGATACTGGCGATCTTCAACATGTTTCCCCTGCCGCCTCTAGACGGGGGCCGCGTCGCCCTGAGCATTCTGCCGAACGCATTGGCGAGGCCATTTGCCGAGCTGGAGCGGTTCGGCTTCCTGGTTCTGCTCGGGATCATCTTTCTGCTGCCGATGCTTGACAGATCGCTGGGGACCGACTTGAACATTTTCCGGTGGTTTGTTGCGATCCCGCTAGCATGGCTAATGCCGGTCTTTCGGGCAATCGCTGGAGCACCGCAGTAA
- a CDS encoding 3'-5' exonuclease: MKPEDRYVVIDVETAQSYDHIIEIAAVEVIGGTISPRSFVRRVKPRSVMSPFCYAVHRISLADVKDEPHFEHVVSDLIDFVGDVTIVAHNYAYEYNTLRREFERAEQPIYPRDRFFCTMALAKRSGLPGKLRQACSQAGINIAHLRAQHDALNDALLAAHLFLKLSPI, from the coding sequence ATGAAGCCCGAAGACAGGTACGTTGTCATTGACGTCGAAACTGCGCAATCTTACGATCATATCATCGAAATTGCCGCTGTTGAGGTCATCGGCGGGACGATCTCCCCCCGCTCGTTTGTCCGACGGGTCAAGCCCCGGTCAGTGATGAGCCCCTTCTGCTATGCAGTGCATCGCATTTCGCTGGCTGATGTGAAGGACGAACCGCACTTTGAGCATGTCGTTTCCGATCTGATTGATTTCGTAGGCGATGTCACAATCGTTGCTCACAACTATGCCTACGAATACAACACGTTAAGACGCGAGTTCGAGCGTGCAGAACAGCCGATTTATCCCAGAGATCGCTTCTTTTGCACCATGGCTTTGGCCAAGCGATCCGGACTTCCCGGCAAGCTCCGTCAGGCTTGCTCGCAAGCAGGTATCAATATTGCTCATCTGCGTGCCCAGCACGACGCCTTAAACGACGCGCTATTGGCAGCTCATCTGTTTCTGAAGCTTAGTCCGATCTAA
- a CDS encoding D-alanyl-D-alanine carboxypeptidase/D-alanyl-D-alanine-endopeptidase codes for MGPPLLAFACALLLMPAQALAGAREKLAALAPSGLVLVMDEKGNELVAQNADKPFVPASVAKVVTAWLAMEVLGADYRFKTRFYLDGDRVLYIRGGGDPFLISEELAQLAPALVAAIGKQPLSGIVLDASYYPSDIRIPGIEATDEAYDALNSALAVNFNTIHAVRKGKTVRSAEEQTPITPFAISQFLARRAQGHGRISLTQNPTVGLQYAGELIAAFIERAGGSVKGKISTGVVPEGLEPVYVHYQSRPLSTILAGLLLGSNNYIANQVFLEIGGHRLGGPVSLNKSLQVANEMLVRHDLAESIQLEEGSGISRGNRFTARGLAQLLHLFEPHASLLRSGDGAHFKTGTFSGVSTLAGYADSSKHGRVRFVIALESNDGAMRFRLLNAIQSGL; via the coding sequence ATGGGGCCTCCCCTGCTCGCCTTCGCCTGCGCCCTGCTCCTGATGCCTGCCCAAGCCCTGGCCGGTGCCAGGGAGAAGCTCGCAGCGCTCGCTCCGTCGGGGCTGGTGCTCGTGATGGACGAAAAGGGCAACGAGCTGGTCGCTCAGAACGCCGACAAGCCCTTTGTGCCTGCCTCCGTCGCCAAGGTCGTCACCGCCTGGCTGGCGATGGAAGTCCTGGGTGCCGACTACCGCTTCAAGACCCGCTTCTACCTGGACGGCGACCGGGTGCTCTACATTCGCGGTGGCGGCGATCCCTTTCTGATCTCCGAAGAGCTGGCTCAGCTCGCGCCGGCGCTGGTCGCCGCAATCGGTAAGCAGCCGCTCAGCGGCATCGTGCTGGACGCGAGCTACTACCCCTCCGACATCCGTATCCCGGGCATTGAGGCCACCGACGAGGCCTACGATGCGCTGAACTCCGCGCTCGCGGTGAACTTCAACACGATCCACGCCGTGCGCAAGGGCAAGACGGTCCGCTCCGCCGAGGAGCAGACCCCGATCACGCCGTTCGCTATAAGCCAGTTCCTGGCACGGCGCGCCCAGGGTCACGGTCGCATCAGCCTGACCCAGAACCCTACGGTGGGCCTGCAATATGCCGGCGAGCTGATCGCTGCATTCATCGAGCGGGCCGGCGGCAGCGTCAAGGGCAAGATCTCGACTGGAGTCGTGCCTGAGGGCCTGGAGCCGGTCTACGTTCACTACCAATCACGCCCCCTTTCGACGATCCTTGCCGGTCTGCTCCTAGGCTCGAACAACTACATCGCTAACCAAGTCTTCCTGGAGATTGGCGGGCATCGCCTGGGCGGGCCCGTCAGCCTCAACAAGTCGCTCCAGGTTGCGAACGAGATGCTCGTCAGGCACGACCTCGCCGAGTCCATCCAACTCGAGGAAGGCTCGGGCATCAGCCGCGGCAACCGCTTCACGGCCCGCGGCCTTGCCCAATTGCTGCACCTCTTCGAGCCCCATGCCAGCCTGCTCCGCAGCGGCGACGGCGCCCACTTTAAGACTGGCACCTTTTCCGGCGTCAGCACCTTGGCGGGCTATGCCGACAGTTCGAAGCATGGGCGTGTGCGCTTCGTGATCGCACTCGAAAGCAATGACGGCGCAATGCGCTTCCGGCTACTCAATGCCATCCAGTCCGGGTTGTAG
- a CDS encoding Gfo/Idh/MocA family protein has protein sequence MSLRFRAGLIGCGFYSRNHLHAWRDLAADVELVAVCDRDEHRAKAAAVAFDVPRWYGDAARMFATESLDFVDIVTTMPSHKSLVLLAASHKVPAIVQKPFAPTWQECLDMVDACGDAGVPLMVHENFRFQSPIRAVRRILEEGTIGELTWGRITWRTGYDIYAGQPYLASEERFILLDIGVHVLDLARVLLGEVDRVFCETQSVRPGIAGEDAATIMLRHVNGAVSVVDCSYAARRDPDPFPEVLLEIEGRRGSLILSPGLELRVTSDGTTTVHSLRTPLLPWTSEPWHVSQESVLHTQRHWVECLRSGREPETSGRDNLKTYALVEAAYESAKAHRAVRANA, from the coding sequence ATGTCCTTACGGTTTCGCGCTGGACTGATCGGGTGCGGGTTCTACTCGAGAAATCATCTTCATGCCTGGCGTGACCTGGCAGCCGACGTTGAGCTGGTGGCAGTCTGCGACCGCGATGAACACAGGGCCAAGGCGGCGGCAGTAGCCTTCGATGTGCCGCGCTGGTACGGCGACGCGGCTCGAATGTTCGCGACCGAGTCCCTCGACTTCGTGGACATCGTCACCACGATGCCGTCACACAAGTCGCTGGTCCTGCTGGCTGCCTCTCACAAGGTGCCGGCCATCGTGCAGAAGCCCTTCGCGCCGACGTGGCAGGAATGCCTCGACATGGTCGATGCCTGCGGGGATGCCGGTGTGCCCCTCATGGTGCACGAGAACTTCCGCTTCCAGTCCCCGATCCGCGCGGTGCGGCGCATTCTGGAGGAGGGAACCATTGGTGAGCTCACCTGGGGACGCATCACCTGGCGCACGGGTTACGACATCTATGCCGGCCAGCCGTACCTGGCATCAGAGGAGCGGTTCATCCTGCTCGATATCGGCGTGCACGTGCTCGATCTTGCCCGCGTGTTGCTCGGTGAGGTCGATCGGGTCTTCTGCGAGACGCAGAGCGTCAGGCCCGGCATCGCAGGCGAGGATGCAGCCACGATCATGCTGAGGCACGTCAACGGGGCCGTGAGCGTGGTGGATTGCAGTTATGCGGCCAGGCGCGACCCGGATCCGTTCCCGGAGGTTTTGCTCGAGATTGAGGGCCGACGCGGCAGCCTGATCCTGTCACCGGGTCTGGAGCTGCGCGTCACGAGCGATGGGACAACGACGGTGCATTCACTCCGCACGCCGCTTCTGCCCTGGACGTCCGAGCCCTGGCACGTGAGCCAGGAGAGCGTGCTCCATACCCAGAGGCATTGGGTCGAGTGCCTGAGGTCGGGGCGCGAACCGGAGACATCCGGGCGCGACAACCTGAAAACCTATGCGCTGGTCGAGGCGGCTTACGAGAGTGCCAAAGCCCATCGAGCTGTGCGAGCAAATGCCTGA
- a CDS encoding DUF6504 family protein gives MPDHPPARFIWRHVNHKVIRADGPERITFEWRHGDEKKTVRDYYRLETDQGDRYWIFRDVPANDGGRWWLHGMLG, from the coding sequence TTGCCGGATCATCCGCCGGCGCGCTTCATTTGGCGCCATGTCAACCACAAGGTCATCCGCGCCGACGGGCCGGAACGCATCACGTTTGAGTGGCGGCATGGCGACGAGAAGAAGACTGTCCGCGACTACTACCGCCTAGAGACGGATCAAGGCGATCGCTATTGGATCTTCCGTGATGTCCCCGCCAACGATGGCGGCCGATGGTGGCTCCATGGAATGCTTGGGTGA